A region of Haliotis asinina isolate JCU_RB_2024 chromosome 7, JCU_Hal_asi_v2, whole genome shotgun sequence DNA encodes the following proteins:
- the LOC137292211 gene encoding peroxidasin-like codes for MLLILLMCSALWLAEATDRDDLQRELEGVSDGARQFQKGSKMAGILARERARLSLRTTTDCKDTFVYRPLDGVCNNLKHPGWGAPLQEMRRILDPAYDDDHAKPRVHGKDDGLLPSARKVSVDCFPFDSKATEDRPFSQMVMQWGQFLDHDITGTPGTGASECCAEMDEDGLHPDFDTNGPCFPIQIPTGDRKFVKCMGFSRSLPAHPTSEGCRREQLNVLTSYIDASNVYGSSTEECANLRTGAGGLLATSEGNMLPISDKTFCVKKNGHSCYNAGDFRVNVFPGLVAMHTLWVREHNRLATELRRINPGWDDEKIFQEARKIVIAAMQHITYDNWLRKVLGPLIYEYFDVFGNHSYDDSVNPGIFNSFATAAFRFGHSQIANHYRVKNNNRMDIRNLYMDPSYVTEGYDHVLLGLLRDSSQKADTHFAEGVTDNLFENTKTQGKSLDLVALNIQRGRDHGLPPYMDFLRKWSEEIKEHASVIGKPGPPLCALGLYDNVGDIDLFLGGMDEAHLKDAMVGPTFGYILAKQFYNLRVGDRFWYQTENRTLGFTDEQLTEIRKVTLARVMCDNSRIRRIQKDVFKLPRRGNAATSCRNLPAIDLTKWKE; via the exons ATGCTTTTGATTCTGTTGATGTGTAGTGCGCTATGGCTCGCGGAGGCCACGG ATAGAGATGACCTGCAGAGAGAACTGGAAGGGGTGTCGGATGGTGCACGCCAGTTCCAGAAGGGAAGCAAGATGGCCGGCATTCTGGCGAGGGAGCGGGCCCGCTTGAGTCTGAGAACAACCAC AGATTGCAAGGACACGTTCGTCTACCGACCTCTGGACGGTGTCTGTAACAACCTCAAACATCCGGGTTGGGGAGCACCTCTACAAGAGATGAGAAGGATTCTTGACCCAGCATATGACGACG ACCACGCCAAACCCCGCGTACATGGTAAGGATGATGGTCTTCTCCCAAGCGCCAGGAAGGTCAGCGTGGACTGCTTCCCCTTTGACAGCAAGGCCACAGAGGACAGGCCCTTCTCCCAGATGGTCATGCAGTGGGGGCAGTTCTTGGACCACGACATCACGGGGACGCCCGGGACTGGAG CTTCTGAGTGCTGCGCTGAGATGGACGAGGATGGACTACACCCCGACTTCGACACTAA CGGTCCCTGCTTCCCAATTCAAATACCAACAGGTGATCGCAAGTTTGTAAAGTGCATGGGCTTCAGCCGATCTTTGCCAGCTCACCCTACATCAG AGGGATGTCGACGCGAGCAGCTGAACGTTCTCACCTCCTACATCGACGCCAGCAACGTCTACGGTAGCTCCACAGAAGAATGTGCGAATCTACGGACCGGCGCTGGAG GGTTACTGGCAACATCTGAGGGCAATATGCTACCTATATCTGACAAAACCTTTTGCGTCAAGAAAAACGGCCATTCTTGCTACAATGCAG gTGACTTCCGCGTTAATGTGTTCCCCGGGCTGGTTGCCATGCACACCTTGTGGGTGAGGGAACACAACCGCCTGGCTACCGAACTGCGCCGCATCAATCCTGGGTGGGACGACGAGAAAATATTTCAGGAAGCCAGAAAGATAGTAATAGCTGCCATGCAACACATAACCTACGATAACTGGCTGAGGAAGGTCCTGGGACCATTGATATACGAATACTTCGACGTCTTTGGTAACCACAGCTACGACGACAGCGTTAATCCCGGAATATTCAACAGTTTCGCCACTGCCGCATTCAGGTTTGGTCACTCCCAGATTGCCAATCACTACCGCGTGAAGAACAATAATCGTATGGACATACGCAACTTGTACATGGACCCTTCTTATGTTACCGAGGGATATGATCACGTCCTGCTGGGGCTTCTCCGGGACTCGAGTCAAAAGGCAGATACACATTTTGCGGAAG GTGTAACCGATAACTTGTTTGAAAACACGAAGACTCAGGGGAAGAGCCTTGACCTTGTAGCACTGAATATCCAGAGAGGTCGAGACCACGGACTTCCACCCTACATGGACTTTCTCAGGAAGTGGTCAGAGGAAATCAAGGAACACGCTTCAGTTATCGGAAAGCCAGGACCGCCTCTCTGTGCACTTGGCCTTTACGA TAACGTTGGTGATATTGACCTGTTTCTTGGTGGAATGGACGAAGCACATCTGAAAGATGCTATGGTTGGACCAACATTTGGTTATATATTGGCGAAACAGTTCTACAACTTGCGGGTAGGAGATCGATTCTGGTACCAGACAGAAAATAGAACCCTTGGATTTACTGATG AGCAGTTAACGGAGATTCGGAAAGTGACCTTAGCACGGGTGATGTGTGATAACAGTCGAATCAGAAGAATTCAAAAAGACGTCTTTAAACTTCCAAGAAGAGG CAACGCCGCGACGTCATGCCGAAATCTGCCAGCTATCGACCTTACGAAATGGAAAGAGTGA
- the LOC137292212 gene encoding peroxidasin-like, protein MLYKRAYCTGLHSEEQILVKETVMKMLLTTLCFAGIIVSASGFRHVQKGIPEMVEAMKTFSEGNKSDVIFMREKARVSERIARHCDEKLKYRPLDGVCNNLENPHWGAPLQAFRRILDPKYDDDLGRPRLFGGNTEPLPSARAVSVGCLNLDSKSTKDRVFNQMMMQWGQFLDHDLTATPETEAESCCSGMSANGVHSDSLSNGPCFPIPIPAGDRQFKNCMEFSRSRPLETTSESCHREQLNLLTAYIDGSNVYGGSKEEADKLRTFRSGQLASTMNGQRLPITNQTTCLKGPGHSCFDAGDVRVNEFPGLTSMHTLWMREHNRIAKQLSSINRKWNDEKLFQEARQIVIASMQHITYTAWLPHVLGEMYNLFDLSRKYQYNSSVNPGIFNSFATAAFRFGHSMLASDYAVKGNRKVEIRKMFFDTSFVTKGYDDVLRGLMKWENQGTDRAFTQDIVDHLFENTVESGVGFDLVSLNIQRGRDHGLPPYLDFVNHISKIPSMKKLFSEDLAVPRSALNLYNCINDVDLFVGGISEKSVKRGLLGPTFGFILGKQFESIRLGDRFWYERADKDRIFTPVQLAQIRRTSLARVICDNSNIHAVPRDVFKRTRHTHCRHVPGIHLAKWRG, encoded by the exons ATGCTATATAAGCGTGCCTACTGCACGGGGCTTCACAGCGAGGAGCAGATCCTGGTGAAAGAGACCGTGATGAAGATGCTACTAACTACCCTATGTTTCGCAGGCATCATTGTCTCTGCGA GCGGTTTTAGACATGTACAGAAGGGCATACCGGAAATGGTCGAAGCCATGAAGACGTTCAGCGAAGGCAATAAATCTGATGTCATCTTCATGCGAGAAAAGGCTAGAGTGAGCGAGAGAATCGCAAG ACATTGTGACGAGAAGCTCAAATACCGGCCACTAGACGGCGTGTGCAACAACCTTGAGAATCCACACTGGGGGGCGCCATTACAAGCATTCAGGAGAATCCTTGACCCCAAATATGACGATG ATCTGGGTAGGCCACGGTTGTTCGGAGGTAACACAGAGCCCCTCCCTAGTGCTAGGGCGGTCAGCGTGGGGTGTTTGAACCTGGACAGTAAGAGTACGAAGGACAGGGTGTTCAATCAGATGATGATGCAGTGGGGACAGTTCCTTGACCACGACTTGACGGCCACACCCGAGACTGAAG CCGAGTCTTGCTGCAGCGGAATGTCTGCGAACGGTGTTCACAGTGACTCTCTTTCTAA TGGCCCCTGTTTCCCCATTCCGATACCTGCAGGAGACAGACAGTTCAAGAACTGCATGGAGTTTAGCCGGTCGCGACCTCTGGAGACCACGTCAG AGAGTTGTCACCGAGAGCAGCTGAACCTTCTCACCGCCTACATCGACGGCAGCAACGTCTACGGGGGTTCCAAGGAAGAGGCGGACAAACTCCGAACCTTCAGATCAG GACAACTGGCATCTACGATGAATGGCCAACGCCTCCCCATTACAAACCAAACCACGTGTTTGAAGGGTCCTGGACATTCCTGCTTTGATGCTG GTGATGTTCGGGTGAACGAGTTCCCTGGCTTGACTTCCATGCACACGCTCTGGATGCGAGAACACAACCGAATTGCGAAACAGCTGTCCTCTATAAACCGTAAATGGAACGACGAGAAACTTTTTCAGGAAGCACGTCAAATCGTCATTGCTAGTATGCAGCACATCACCTACACAGCCTGGCTCCCCCATGTTCTCGGCGAGATGTACAACCTCTTTGACCTGTCCCGCAAGTACCAGTACAACAGTTCAGTAAATCCCGGCATCTTCAACAGCTTTGCCACAGCGGCATTCAGGTTTGGCCACTCTATGCTCGCTAGTGATTATGCCGTAAAGGGAAACAGAAAGGTGGAGATACGCAAGATGTTTTTTGACACCTCGTTTGTTACCAAGGGTTACGATGACGTTCTCAGGGGGCTGATGAAGTGGGAGAATCAGGGAACCGACAGAGCATTTACACAAG ACATAGTGGATCACCTGTTTGAAAACACTGTGGAGTCGGGTGTGGGTTTCGATCTTGTATCGTTGAACATTCAAAGAGGACGAGACCACGGACTGCCTCCATACTTGGACTTCGTTAACCACATATCAAAGATCCCTTCTATGAAAAAACTATTTAGTGAGGATCTCGCGGTACCCAGAAGCGCTTTGAATCTGTACAA TTGTATCAACGACGTCGACCTGTTCGTGGGCGGTATTAGTGAGAAGTCGGTGAAGCGAGGACTGCTGGGACCAACATTTGGTTTCATACTGGGCAAACAGTTCGAAAGCATACGCTTGGGGGATCGGTTCTGGTATGAGAGAGCTGACAAAGATCGGATCTTCACTCCAG TGCAACTAGCTCAGATACGGAGGACATCGTTAGCTCGCGTCATCTGCGACAACAGCAACATCCACGCCGTTCCACGTGATGTCTTTAAGCG GACCCGCCATACACACTGCCGTCATGTGCCAGGCATTCACCTGGCAAAGTGGAGAGGGTAA